A genomic region of Phragmites australis chromosome 2, lpPhrAust1.1, whole genome shotgun sequence contains the following coding sequences:
- the LOC133908934 gene encoding DNA-(apurinic or apyrimidinic site) endonuclease, chloroplastic-like isoform X3, which produces MMSTTAFQRGYPTRRCEPWTRLTHRERLPEWFAYNPRTMRPSPLSNDTKCMKILSWNVNGLQAVVESGFSAPELACREDFDVLCLQETHLEERDVEYFKNLIEDYDSSYWSCSVSRLGYSGTAVISRVKPISVQYGLGIPAHDQEGRLITLEFDDFYLVNAYVPNSGRGLQRLNYRVDTWDPSFSNYIKKLEGSKPVIVAGDLNCARQSIDIHNPPAKTESAGFTIEERESFERNFSSKGLIDTFRKQHPNAVAYTFWGENQRITNKGWRLDYFLASESIANKDSQR; this is translated from the exons ATGATGAGCACAACAGCTTTTCAGCGTGGATATCCTACCCGGAGGTGTGAGCCCTGGACTCGGCTTACCCACAGAGAGAGATTACCAGAATGGTTCGCATACAATCCAAGAACCATGAGACCTTCACCGCTTAGCAACGATACCAAGTGCATGAAGATTCTGTCCTGGAATGTTAATGGACTGCAAGCTGTTGTAGAGTCAGGATTTTCTGCACCTGAATTGGCTTGCAGGGAGGATTTTGACGTGTTATGCCTCCAAGAGACTCACTTGGAG GAGAGGGATGTTGAGTATTTTAAGAACCTGATAGAAGACTATGATAGCAGCTATTGGTCATGCAGTGTCTCAAGGCTTGGTTATTCAGGAACTGCAGTAATTTCGCGG GTGAAACCAATCTCTGTCCAATACGGACTTGGCATACCAGCACATGATCAGGAAGGCAGGCTTAttactttggagtttgatgatTTTTACTTGGTAAATGCTTACGTCCCAAATTCTGGCCGTGGTTTACAAAGACTG AATTACAGGGTCGATACCTGGGATCCATCCTTTAGCAACTACATAAAG AAACTGGAAGGTTCCAAACCAGTAATTGTTGCTGGTGATCTTAACTGTGCTCGCCAAAGTATTGACATTCACAATCCTCCA GCAAAAACCGAGTCTGCAGGTTTCACAATTGAAGAGAGGGAATCATTTGAGAGAAACTTTTCTAGCAAAGGCCTTATTGATACTTTCCGAAAACAACACCCGAATGCTGTGGCCTACACCTTCTGGGGTGAAAACCAGCGCATTACCAACAAAG GTTGGAGACTGGATTACTTTCTTGCATCAGAGTCTATTGCCAACAAG GACTCTCAGCGATGA
- the LOC133908934 gene encoding DNA-(apurinic or apyrimidinic site) endonuclease, chloroplastic-like isoform X1 → MMSTTAFQRGYPTRRCEPWTRLTHRERLPEWFAYNPRTMRPSPLSNDTKCMKILSWNVNGLQAVVESGFSAPELACREDFDVLCLQETHLEERDVEYFKNLIEDYDSSYWSCSVSRLGYSGTAVISRVKPISVQYGLGIPAHDQEGRLITLEFDDFYLVNAYVPNSGRGLQRLNYRVDTWDPSFSNYIKKLEGSKPVIVAGDLNCARQSIDIHNPPAKTESAGFTIEERESFERNFSSKGLIDTFRKQHPNAVAYTFWGENQRITNKGWRLDYFLASESIANKVHDSYILPDVSFSDHSPIGLVLKL, encoded by the exons ATGATGAGCACAACAGCTTTTCAGCGTGGATATCCTACCCGGAGGTGTGAGCCCTGGACTCGGCTTACCCACAGAGAGAGATTACCAGAATGGTTCGCATACAATCCAAGAACCATGAGACCTTCACCGCTTAGCAACGATACCAAGTGCATGAAGATTCTGTCCTGGAATGTTAATGGACTGCAAGCTGTTGTAGAGTCAGGATTTTCTGCACCTGAATTGGCTTGCAGGGAGGATTTTGACGTGTTATGCCTCCAAGAGACTCACTTGGAG GAGAGGGATGTTGAGTATTTTAAGAACCTGATAGAAGACTATGATAGCAGCTATTGGTCATGCAGTGTCTCAAGGCTTGGTTATTCAGGAACTGCAGTAATTTCGCGG GTGAAACCAATCTCTGTCCAATACGGACTTGGCATACCAGCACATGATCAGGAAGGCAGGCTTAttactttggagtttgatgatTTTTACTTGGTAAATGCTTACGTCCCAAATTCTGGCCGTGGTTTACAAAGACTG AATTACAGGGTCGATACCTGGGATCCATCCTTTAGCAACTACATAAAG AAACTGGAAGGTTCCAAACCAGTAATTGTTGCTGGTGATCTTAACTGTGCTCGCCAAAGTATTGACATTCACAATCCTCCA GCAAAAACCGAGTCTGCAGGTTTCACAATTGAAGAGAGGGAATCATTTGAGAGAAACTTTTCTAGCAAAGGCCTTATTGATACTTTCCGAAAACAACACCCGAATGCTGTGGCCTACACCTTCTGGGGTGAAAACCAGCGCATTACCAACAAAG GTTGGAGACTGGATTACTTTCTTGCATCAGAGTCTATTGCCAACAAGGTCCATGATTCTTACATTCTACCAGATGTATCGTTCAGCGATCATAGTCCAATTGGCCTTGTACTGAAGCTGTAG
- the LOC133908934 gene encoding DNA-(apurinic or apyrimidinic site) endonuclease, chloroplastic-like isoform X2: protein MMSTTAFQRGYPTRRCEPWTRLTHRERLPEWFAYNPRTMRPSPLSNDTKCMKILSWNVNGLQAVVESGFSAPELACREDFDVLCLQETHLEERDVEYFKNLIEDYDSSYWSCSVSRLGYSGTAVISRVKPISVQYGLGIPAHDQEGRLITLEFDDFYLVNAYVPNSGRGLQRLNYRVDTWDPSFSNYIKKLEGSKPVIVAGDLNCARQSIDIHNPPAKTESAGFTIEERESFERNFSSKGLIDTFRKQHPNAVAYTFWGENQRITNKDQIILKEQSPRPHITNYGSLLCVTNRY, encoded by the exons ATGATGAGCACAACAGCTTTTCAGCGTGGATATCCTACCCGGAGGTGTGAGCCCTGGACTCGGCTTACCCACAGAGAGAGATTACCAGAATGGTTCGCATACAATCCAAGAACCATGAGACCTTCACCGCTTAGCAACGATACCAAGTGCATGAAGATTCTGTCCTGGAATGTTAATGGACTGCAAGCTGTTGTAGAGTCAGGATTTTCTGCACCTGAATTGGCTTGCAGGGAGGATTTTGACGTGTTATGCCTCCAAGAGACTCACTTGGAG GAGAGGGATGTTGAGTATTTTAAGAACCTGATAGAAGACTATGATAGCAGCTATTGGTCATGCAGTGTCTCAAGGCTTGGTTATTCAGGAACTGCAGTAATTTCGCGG GTGAAACCAATCTCTGTCCAATACGGACTTGGCATACCAGCACATGATCAGGAAGGCAGGCTTAttactttggagtttgatgatTTTTACTTGGTAAATGCTTACGTCCCAAATTCTGGCCGTGGTTTACAAAGACTG AATTACAGGGTCGATACCTGGGATCCATCCTTTAGCAACTACATAAAG AAACTGGAAGGTTCCAAACCAGTAATTGTTGCTGGTGATCTTAACTGTGCTCGCCAAAGTATTGACATTCACAATCCTCCA GCAAAAACCGAGTCTGCAGGTTTCACAATTGAAGAGAGGGAATCATTTGAGAGAAACTTTTCTAGCAAAGGCCTTATTGATACTTTCCGAAAACAACACCCGAATGCTGTGGCCTACACCTTCTGGGGTGAAAACCAGCGCATTACCAACAAAG ATCAAATTATATTGAAGGAGCAGTCCCCCAGGCCCCATATTACAAATTATGGATCGCTATTGTGTGTAACAAACCGCTACTAG
- the LOC133908934 gene encoding DNA-(apurinic or apyrimidinic site) endonuclease, chloroplastic-like isoform X4 produces the protein MMSTTAFQRGYPTRRCEPWTRLTHRERLPEWFAYNPRTMRPSPLSNDTKCMKILSWNVNGLQAVVESGFSAPELACREDFDVLCLQETHLEERDVEYFKNLIEDYDSSYWSCSVSRLGYSGTAVISRVKPISVQYGLGIPAHDQEGRLITLEFDDFYLVNAYVPNSGRGLQRLNYRVDTWDPSFSNYIKAKTESAGFTIEERESFERNFSSKGLIDTFRKQHPNAVAYTFWGENQRITNKGWRLDYFLASESIANKVHDSYILPDVSFSDHSPIGLVLKL, from the exons ATGATGAGCACAACAGCTTTTCAGCGTGGATATCCTACCCGGAGGTGTGAGCCCTGGACTCGGCTTACCCACAGAGAGAGATTACCAGAATGGTTCGCATACAATCCAAGAACCATGAGACCTTCACCGCTTAGCAACGATACCAAGTGCATGAAGATTCTGTCCTGGAATGTTAATGGACTGCAAGCTGTTGTAGAGTCAGGATTTTCTGCACCTGAATTGGCTTGCAGGGAGGATTTTGACGTGTTATGCCTCCAAGAGACTCACTTGGAG GAGAGGGATGTTGAGTATTTTAAGAACCTGATAGAAGACTATGATAGCAGCTATTGGTCATGCAGTGTCTCAAGGCTTGGTTATTCAGGAACTGCAGTAATTTCGCGG GTGAAACCAATCTCTGTCCAATACGGACTTGGCATACCAGCACATGATCAGGAAGGCAGGCTTAttactttggagtttgatgatTTTTACTTGGTAAATGCTTACGTCCCAAATTCTGGCCGTGGTTTACAAAGACTG AATTACAGGGTCGATACCTGGGATCCATCCTTTAGCAACTACATAAAG GCAAAAACCGAGTCTGCAGGTTTCACAATTGAAGAGAGGGAATCATTTGAGAGAAACTTTTCTAGCAAAGGCCTTATTGATACTTTCCGAAAACAACACCCGAATGCTGTGGCCTACACCTTCTGGGGTGAAAACCAGCGCATTACCAACAAAG GTTGGAGACTGGATTACTTTCTTGCATCAGAGTCTATTGCCAACAAGGTCCATGATTCTTACATTCTACCAGATGTATCGTTCAGCGATCATAGTCCAATTGGCCTTGTACTGAAGCTGTAG
- the LOC133908933 gene encoding uncharacterized protein LOC133908933 isoform X2 gives MAERRPIYWEPGKPRRPPRSHGGGNFSVPLWEKKFCTDVCAIPWGKLCETKRLMSLYKSVVDWDDSAAFEAFKDAKARFCALYHGQPCDIPLPDPNMYIDMVNPDEHVDPELVADLERSRRPVPRKDNAVPDDWDSFIFTDKPVPVTGWGDTETSNTLGQQLSVNWVNHLEQPIEVNCEQISEHWGSYVKQPAQTIVQQNSGNWDVYVEQQGQTSSWREQTNPCIANWNMKDDSQDAWKHDYGWGSAATQTDSWENHRDSYDASDSQGMLYGHWRRRNTESGRRNSRNRDRGGPISAKPIKSKYHSDGHSGADNGWTNCRIRNGMPYSYEQAGYAKQSLAM, from the exons ATGGCGGAGAGACGGCCGATCTACTGGGAGCCCGGCAAGccccggcggccgccgcgctctCACG GCGGTGGAAATTTCTCAGTTCCGTTGTGGGAGAAGAAATTTTGCACTGATGTCTGTGCTATCCCCTGGGGTAAACTGTGTGAGACCAAGAGATTGATGTCACTGTACAAAAGTGTAGTTGACTGGGATGATTCAGCTGCATTCGAAGCTTTTAAAGATGCCAAGGCCCGCTTCTGTGCTTTATATCATGGTCAACCTTGCGATATCCCTTTGCCTGACCCAAACATGTATATTGACATGGTCAACCCAGACGAACATGTTGATCCTGAATTGGTGGCTGATCTGGAGAGGTCACGCCGGCCTGTTCCCAGAAAGGATAATGCTGTTCCTGATGACTGGGACTCCTTTATTTTCACGGACAAGCCAGTTCCGGTTACAGGATGGGGTGATACGGAAACAAGCAACACTCTGGGTCAGCAGCTCTCTGTAAACTGGGTTAATCATTTGGAACAGCCTATCGAAGTAAATTGTGAGCAAATCTCAGAACATTGGGGTTCTTATGTCAAGCAACCTGCTCAAACAATTGTTCAACAAAACTCAGGCAATTGGGACGTGTACGTGGAACAGCAAGGTCAAACCAGCAGCTGGAGGGAGCAGACCAATCCCTGCATTGCCAACTGGAACATGAAGGATGACTCCCAGGATGCATGGAAACATGATTATGGTTGGGGTTCTGCAGCTACTCAGACCGATTCATGGGAGAACCATAGAGATAGCTATGATGCGTCTGACAGCCAGGGCATGTTATATGGACACTGGAGAAGGCGAAACACCGAGTCAGGTAGAAGGAACAGCAGGAATAGAGATAGAGGAGGCCCAATTAGTGCAAAGCCCATTAAATCAAAGTACCACTCAGATGGGCACAGCGGCGCAGATAATGGCTGGACGAACTGCCGAATAAGAAATGGCATGCCTTACTCTTATGAGCAGGCTGGCTATGCCAAGCAGTCACTAGCTATGTGA
- the LOC133908933 gene encoding uncharacterized protein LOC133908933 isoform X1, whose amino-acid sequence MAERRPIYWEPGKPRRPPRSHGAFLDRCGGNFSVPLWEKKFCTDVCAIPWGKLCETKRLMSLYKSVVDWDDSAAFEAFKDAKARFCALYHGQPCDIPLPDPNMYIDMVNPDEHVDPELVADLERSRRPVPRKDNAVPDDWDSFIFTDKPVPVTGWGDTETSNTLGQQLSVNWVNHLEQPIEVNCEQISEHWGSYVKQPAQTIVQQNSGNWDVYVEQQGQTSSWREQTNPCIANWNMKDDSQDAWKHDYGWGSAATQTDSWENHRDSYDASDSQGMLYGHWRRRNTESGRRNSRNRDRGGPISAKPIKSKYHSDGHSGADNGWTNCRIRNGMPYSYEQAGYAKQSLAM is encoded by the exons ATGGCGGAGAGACGGCCGATCTACTGGGAGCCCGGCAAGccccggcggccgccgcgctctCACGGTGCGTTCCTCGATCGCT GCGGTGGAAATTTCTCAGTTCCGTTGTGGGAGAAGAAATTTTGCACTGATGTCTGTGCTATCCCCTGGGGTAAACTGTGTGAGACCAAGAGATTGATGTCACTGTACAAAAGTGTAGTTGACTGGGATGATTCAGCTGCATTCGAAGCTTTTAAAGATGCCAAGGCCCGCTTCTGTGCTTTATATCATGGTCAACCTTGCGATATCCCTTTGCCTGACCCAAACATGTATATTGACATGGTCAACCCAGACGAACATGTTGATCCTGAATTGGTGGCTGATCTGGAGAGGTCACGCCGGCCTGTTCCCAGAAAGGATAATGCTGTTCCTGATGACTGGGACTCCTTTATTTTCACGGACAAGCCAGTTCCGGTTACAGGATGGGGTGATACGGAAACAAGCAACACTCTGGGTCAGCAGCTCTCTGTAAACTGGGTTAATCATTTGGAACAGCCTATCGAAGTAAATTGTGAGCAAATCTCAGAACATTGGGGTTCTTATGTCAAGCAACCTGCTCAAACAATTGTTCAACAAAACTCAGGCAATTGGGACGTGTACGTGGAACAGCAAGGTCAAACCAGCAGCTGGAGGGAGCAGACCAATCCCTGCATTGCCAACTGGAACATGAAGGATGACTCCCAGGATGCATGGAAACATGATTATGGTTGGGGTTCTGCAGCTACTCAGACCGATTCATGGGAGAACCATAGAGATAGCTATGATGCGTCTGACAGCCAGGGCATGTTATATGGACACTGGAGAAGGCGAAACACCGAGTCAGGTAGAAGGAACAGCAGGAATAGAGATAGAGGAGGCCCAATTAGTGCAAAGCCCATTAAATCAAAGTACCACTCAGATGGGCACAGCGGCGCAGATAATGGCTGGACGAACTGCCGAATAAGAAATGGCATGCCTTACTCTTATGAGCAGGCTGGCTATGCCAAGCAGTCACTAGCTATGTGA
- the LOC133908933 gene encoding uncharacterized protein LOC133908933 isoform X3, producing the protein MSLYKSVVDWDDSAAFEAFKDAKARFCALYHGQPCDIPLPDPNMYIDMVNPDEHVDPELVADLERSRRPVPRKDNAVPDDWDSFIFTDKPVPVTGWGDTETSNTLGQQLSVNWVNHLEQPIEVNCEQISEHWGSYVKQPAQTIVQQNSGNWDVYVEQQGQTSSWREQTNPCIANWNMKDDSQDAWKHDYGWGSAATQTDSWENHRDSYDASDSQGMLYGHWRRRNTESGRRNSRNRDRGGPISAKPIKSKYHSDGHSGADNGWTNCRIRNGMPYSYEQAGYAKQSLAM; encoded by the coding sequence ATGTCACTGTACAAAAGTGTAGTTGACTGGGATGATTCAGCTGCATTCGAAGCTTTTAAAGATGCCAAGGCCCGCTTCTGTGCTTTATATCATGGTCAACCTTGCGATATCCCTTTGCCTGACCCAAACATGTATATTGACATGGTCAACCCAGACGAACATGTTGATCCTGAATTGGTGGCTGATCTGGAGAGGTCACGCCGGCCTGTTCCCAGAAAGGATAATGCTGTTCCTGATGACTGGGACTCCTTTATTTTCACGGACAAGCCAGTTCCGGTTACAGGATGGGGTGATACGGAAACAAGCAACACTCTGGGTCAGCAGCTCTCTGTAAACTGGGTTAATCATTTGGAACAGCCTATCGAAGTAAATTGTGAGCAAATCTCAGAACATTGGGGTTCTTATGTCAAGCAACCTGCTCAAACAATTGTTCAACAAAACTCAGGCAATTGGGACGTGTACGTGGAACAGCAAGGTCAAACCAGCAGCTGGAGGGAGCAGACCAATCCCTGCATTGCCAACTGGAACATGAAGGATGACTCCCAGGATGCATGGAAACATGATTATGGTTGGGGTTCTGCAGCTACTCAGACCGATTCATGGGAGAACCATAGAGATAGCTATGATGCGTCTGACAGCCAGGGCATGTTATATGGACACTGGAGAAGGCGAAACACCGAGTCAGGTAGAAGGAACAGCAGGAATAGAGATAGAGGAGGCCCAATTAGTGCAAAGCCCATTAAATCAAAGTACCACTCAGATGGGCACAGCGGCGCAGATAATGGCTGGACGAACTGCCGAATAAGAAATGGCATGCCTTACTCTTATGAGCAGGCTGGCTATGCCAAGCAGTCACTAGCTATGTGA
- the LOC133908935 gene encoding probable glycerol-3-phosphate dehydrogenase [NAD(+)] 2, cytosolic: MGGAEGPRAGHPNGHANGAVEEKLDELRRQLGKADGDPLRIVGIGAGAWGSVFCALLQDAYGHLRDKAQVRIWRRPGRAVDRATAEHLFEIINAREDVLRRLIRRCAYLKYVEGRLGDRTLYADEILRDGFCLNMIDTPLCPLKVVTNLQEAVWDADIVINGLPSTETREVFGEIGRYWKERITAPIIISLAKGIEASLDPVPRIITPTQMISNATGVPLENILYLGGPNIASEIYNKEYANARICGADKWRKPLAKLLRQPHFIVWDNSDLITHEVMGGLKNVYAIGAGMVAALTNESATSKSVYFALCTSEMIYITHLLEEEPEKLAGPLLADTYVTLLKGRNAWYGHKLAKGELTLEMGDSIKGKGTIQGVSAVDAFYELLSQDSLSVMHPEGNRSVAPVEMCPILKALYRILIKRELPAESILQAIRDETMYDPRERIEMAQGHSLYRPSLLGQPKGDATA, encoded by the exons ATGGGCGGAGCAGAGGGGCCGCGCGCGGGCCACCCGAACGGGCACGCGAACGGGGCCGTGGAGGAGAAGCTGGACGAGCTACGGCGGCAGCTGGGGAAGGCGGACGGCGATCCGCTCCGGATCGTCGGCATCGGGGCGGGCGCCTGGGGCAGTGTCTTCTGCGCGCTGCTGCAGGATGCGTACGGCCACCTCCGCGACAAGGCGCAGGTCCGCATCTGGCGCCGCCCGGGCCGCGCCGTCGACCGCGCCACCGCCGAGCACCTCTTCGAGATCATCAACGCGCGCGAGGACGTCCTGCGACGCCTGATCCGGCGCTGCGCATACCTCAAGTACGTCGAGGGCCGCCTCGGCGACCGCACGCTCTACGCCGATGAGATACTCAGGGACGGGTTCTGCCTCAACATGATCGACACGCCGCTGTGCCCGCTCAAGGTCGTCACCAACCTTCAGGAGGCCGTCTGGGACGCCGACATTGTCATCAACGGGCTGCCCTCCACCGAGACCAGGGAGGTGTTCGGGGAGATTGGGAGGTACTGGAAGGAGAGGATTACTGCCCCGATCATCATCTCACTGGCCAAGGGGATAGAGGCCTCCCTGGATCCAGTGCCACGGATCATAACTCCGACACAGATGATTAGCAATGCAA CTGGGGTTCCATTGGAGAACATTCTATATCTTGGTGGCCCTAATATCGCTTCTGAAATTTACAACAAAGAATATGCAAATGCACGTATTTGTGGAGCCGACAAATGGAGGAAACCTCTTGCGAAGTTACTGAGGCAGCCTCATTTTATTGTGTGGGATAATAGTGACCTCATCACTCATGAGGTCATGGGAGGCTTAAAAAATGTATATGCAATCGGTGCTG GTATGGTTGCAGCGCTAACCAATGAGAGTGCAACCAGCAAATCCGTTTACTTTGCACTTTGCACATCTGAGATGATCTACATCACACACCTTCTGGAAGAAGAACCTGAAAAACTTGCAGGACCGCTGTTAGCTGACACTTATGTCACATTATTGAAAGGTCGTAATGCATGGTATGGGCATAAGTTAGCTAAAGGGGAATTGACATTGGAAATGGGTGACAGCATAAAAGGAAAAGGGACCATTCAG GGTGTCTCTGCAGTTGATGCGTTTTACGAGCTTCTTAGTCAGGATAGCTTAAGTGTGATGCATCCAGAAGGCAACAGATCTGTTGCGCCAGTAGAGATGTGCCCAATCCTAAAAGCGCTATATAGAATTTTGATCAAGAG GGAACTTCCTGCTGAGTCGATTCTTCAGGCTATAAGAGACGAGACAATGTATGATCCACGTGAAAGAATTGAGATGGCACAAGGCCACTCACTTTACCGACCATCTCTTCTTGGTCAACCAAAAGGAGATGCAACAGCCTAG